A stretch of the Solanum dulcamara chromosome 6, daSolDulc1.2, whole genome shotgun sequence genome encodes the following:
- the LOC129892462 gene encoding uncharacterized protein LOC129892462: MRVFQYLSQWKSKAKDGIQQSLLIAKFLCLLHVTNNYVFSPVMVYGPSMLPTLNLTGDVLLVEHLSPLLDKLGPGDVILVRSPDNPRKTVTKRILGMEGDTVTFLADPSRSDRYISLKVPKGHVWIQGDNIYASKDSRQLGPIPCGLILGKVLYRVWPPEGFGSL, translated from the exons ATGCGAGTTTTTCAGTACTTGAGTCAATGGAAATCCAAAGCCAAAGACGGAATTCAACAATCACTTCTTATAGCCAAATTCCTCTGCTTATTACATGTCACAAACAACTATGTCTTCTCTCCAGTAATG GTGTACGGTCCGAGCATGTTGCCGACCCTGAATCTTACCGGCGACGTTTTGCTGGTAGAACATTTGTCGCCGTTGTTGGATAAGTTGGGACCCGGTGATGTAATTCTTGTTAGGTCACCTGATAACCCTAGAAAGACTGTAACTAAACGAATTCTTGGTATGGAGGGTGATACTGTCACTTTTCTAGCTGACCCTTCAAGAAGTGACCGATATATCAGCTTAAAG GTTCCAAAGGGGCATGTTTGGATTCAGGGAGATAACATCTATGCTTCGAAGGATTCACGGCAACTGGGGCCAATCCCTTGTGGCCTTATCCTGGGAAAAGTGTTGTATAGA GTGTGGCCACCAGAGGGCTTTGGCTCGTTGTGA
- the LOC129892510 gene encoding cytochrome P450 72A397-like, translating into MKMVVLILFLALLVIMIWAWRMVNWVWIKPRKLEKCFRKQGLNGHPYRTLYGDTKEMAELTKEAKLKTMKLTDDILSRVLPFYHYTLNKYGNHCFTWIGPQPRIFIMEPELIREIVMHNNIFKKPKPTPLVQLLVSGISSYEDQKWAKHRKILNTAFYTEKLKCMVPAMHKSCEDMMNKWEILVCKKNKSSCELDVHPYFEDLTSDVISRTAFGSSYEEGIKIFHLQKELAELTRQAFQSVYIPGWSFLPTRRNRRMKGIDNEIKDTLRKIVSNRERCMNLGLAQEDLLGILLKSNMKEIQQHGSKFGMTTDEVIEECKVFYFAGQETSSNLLVWTMVLLSVHQNWQAKARQEVQQLFHNNKPDFEGLNRLKIVTMILNEVLRLYPPAPYFLRKVNQETKLGNMNIPPEVILMIPTLFIHHNQELWGDDVKEFKPERFSQGIAKATKDKLCFLPFSWGPRICIGNNFAMMETKIALVMILQRFAFKLSPSYTHAPTYVVTLQPQCGAHLILTKL; encoded by the exons ATGAAAATGGTTGTACTAATCTTGTTTTTAGCTTTGTTAGTGATCATGATATGGGCGTGGAGAATGGTGAATTGGGTGTGGATTAAACCAAGAAAACTAGAGAAATGCTTTAGGAAACAAGGATTGAATGGACATCCTTATAGAACACTATATGGAGACACAAAGGAGATGGCTGAGTTGACTAAAGAAGCAAAACTCAAAACAATGAAGCTCACTGATGATATTCTCTCTAGAGTCCTCCCTTTCTATCATTATACTCTCAATAAGTATG GTAACCATTGCTTCACATGGATAGGTCCACAACCTAGAATTTTCATAATGGAGCCAGAGTTAATAAGGGAAATAGTAATGCACAACAACATCTtcaaaaaaccaaaaccaactcCATTGGTACAGCTGCTTGTCAGTGGCATCTCAAGTTATGAGGATCAGAAATGGGCCAAGCACAGAAAAATTCTTAACACAGCGTTTTACACCGAGAAGTTGAAG TGTATGGTGCCAGCAATGCACAAAAGCTGTGAGGATATGATGAACAAGTGGGAAATTCTAGTTTGCAAAAAAAACAAATCGTCATGTGAATTGGATGTGCATCCATATTTTGAAGATTTAACAAGTGATGTGATTTCAAGAACAGCATTTGGAAGTAGCTATGAAGAAGGAATCAAAATATTTCATCTTCAAAAAGAATTAGCTGAACTCACTCGTCAAGCTTTCCAATCTGTTTATATTCCAGGGTGGAG TTTTTTACCAAcaagaagaaatagaagaatGAAAGGGATTGACAATGAGATCAAAGATACATTAAGGAAGATTGTGAGTAACAGAGAAAGATGCATGAATTTGGGATTAGCTCAAGAGGACTTGTTGGGTATTTTATTAAAGTCCAATATGAAGGAAATCCAACAACATGGGAGTAAATTTGGTATGACAACTGATGAAGTAATAGAAGAATGCAAAGTCTTCTATTTTGCTGGCCAAGAGACCTCTTCAAATTTATTAGTTTGGACTATGGTTTTATTAAGTGTGCATCAAAATTGGCAAGCTAAGGCTAGACAAGAAGTTCAACAACTCTTCCACAACAATAAGCCAGATTTTGAAGGCTTAAATCGTCTCAAAATT GTTACTATGATTCTGAATGAGGTACTAAGGTTATATCCACCAGCACCATATTTCCTAAGAAAAGTAAACCAAGAAACAAAGCTAGGAAATATGAATATTCCTCCTGAAGTAATATTGATGATACCAACATTATTTATTCATCATAATCAAGAGTTATGGGGTGATGATGTTAAAGAATTCAAGCCAGAGAGATTTTCTCAAGGAATTGCAAAAGCAACAAAGGATAAACTTTGTTTCTTGCCTTTCAGTTGGGGTCCTCGTATTTGCATTGGCAACAATTTTGCTATGATGGAAACTAAGATTGCCTTAGTTATGATCCTTCAACGTTTTGCATTTAAGCTTTCTCCATCTTATACTCATGCACCTACTTATGTGGTCACTCTTCAACCTCAATGTGGTGCTCACTTAATCTTGACAAAGTTATAG
- the LOC129891985 gene encoding 60S ribosomal protein L18a-like protein, whose amino-acid sequence MSEGKDSHHHHHEEGQPPPPPVVAEYGTFQPPPQPVVGFPQPVPPPGALEPSEYYARGYQSVPGYVVDERRPVREPRLPCCGIGLGWFLFITGFFLAAIPWYVAAFILLCTRSVDHREKPGYVTCTIAAVLAAIALVFGLTRI is encoded by the exons ATGAGTGAAGGCAAGGACAGTCATCATCACCACCATGAGGAAGGGCAACCACCCCCACCACCAGTAGTAGCTGAATATGGTACTTTTCAACCACCTCCTCAACCGGTAGTCGGTTTCCCTCAGCCAGTTCCTCCACCTGGGGCACTTGAACCTTCTGAATACTATGCTCGGGGCTATCAGTCTGTTCCAG GTTATGTGGTTGATGAGAGGAGACCTGTGAGAGAGCCTCGCCTTCCTTGCTGCGGTATTGGTCTTGGCTGGTTCTT gtTCATTACTGGTTTCTTTCTTGCTGCCATCCCTTGGTATGTTGCTGCATTTATCCTGCTTTGCACTAGATCAGTTGATCATCGAGAGAAACCAGGATATGTTACATGCACCATTGCT gctGTTCTGGCAGCAATTGCTCTCGTATTTGGCTTGACAAGGATATAA